CGAGAGGCCGGTCATCCGGGCGGCGCTGACGAACGGCCCCAGTGCGCGGTCGGCGAGGGGTCTGAACCGGTCCAGGGTCATAGCCAGTCGACGTACGAGACGGTTCCCGCACTCGGTTCGCGCTCGCCCTCGATCACGGACTCGATGGCCGCCGCCACCTCGTCGGGGTCGCTGTCGGTCGTGACGACCTCGTAGACGGCATCGGTCCCATGACGGTCGACGGCTTCCGAGAGGATCACGTCCAGGGCCTCCGACTCGGCATTCTCGGCGGCCTTGGCCTCCTCGTCGCCGCGGCTGCGCAGCCGGTCCGCGACGGTCTCGGGGTGGGCTCGGAGGACGACCACACGGTCGGCGTCGAAGTGGTGTGCCAGGTGAGACTCGAAGACGACGTCCTCGTGACCGTCGAGCCAGTCGGCCACCGCGTCGAGGTCGGCGACGAGACTCCCGCGTTCCTCGTCGACGCCGGTCGAGAACCCCTCGGAGGTGACGACGTCGTTGAGATGGACTACGTCGAGATCGGTGTCGAGTCGCTCGGTCGCCGTCGTCTTGCCCGTCCCCGGTGTCCCGGTCACAGCGACTCTCACGCCTCTGTCACCTCGACGATCCCGTTGAGTGTGTCGACGGCCCGGCGCGTGTCCTCGCGGGTCCCACAGGTGATCCGAACGCAGTCGGGGAGGCCAAACGAGGAGCAATCCCGCAGGATGACCCCTTGTTCCTGTGCGGCGTCGGTGACAGCCTCGGCGTCCCCGACTTCGGCGAGGACGAAGTTCCCCGCGCTCTTCCAGGTGTCCGCGGCGAGTTCGTCGTAGATGTACTCCCGGGCCCACGCGGCCGTCTCGACGGATTTGCGAACGTGTTCGTCGTCGTCCATCGCCGCCAGGGCGGCCCGGCAGGCGAGTTCACTCGCCGAGAAGGGCGTGTTGATCCGGGCGTAGGCGTCGGCCCAGGTCTCGGGAACGATCGCGTAGCCGATCCGGACACCGGCGAGGCCGTAGGCTTTCGAGAACGTCCTGAGGATCGCGATGTCGTCGCGGTCAGCCAGCAACGACCGTTTGCTCGGCCGGTCGGAGAACTCGCCGTAGGCCTCGTCGACGACGACGAGTGTCTGCTCGTCAGTGTCCTCGGCGATCTCCCGGACTGCGTCGGTCGAGAACTCCGCACCGGTCGGGTTGTGTGGGCTCGTGAGGTAGACGATCCGCTCGCCGTCGTAGTCCTCCAGGACTGTCTCGGCCGTCTGCGCGAAGTCGTCGGCCTTCGAGAGACTATACTCGGCGACGGTCCCGTGATGATAGCGAGCGCTCATCGGGTAGTACGCGAACCCGGGGTTGGGGACCAGCACACGTTGCCCCGGGTCCAGCATCGCCCGGGCGAGACAGTCCAGCGCCCCGTCACCGCCGTTCCCGAGCCAGACCTGCTCGGTCTCACAGTCCCAATGATCGGCGATCCTCGCCACGAGGTCGGCGTGAGAGGCTTTCGGGTACGAATGCATCCCCTCTGCCGAGCTCCGGATCGCGTCGACTGCTGCCGGGCTCGGCCCGAACATGTTCTCGTTGGAGGCGAGTTTCACGAGGTCGCCGGGATCGATCCCGAGTTCCCGGGCGACTTCTTCGATACCCCGGCCCGCCCGATAGACCGTGTGCGACGAGAGATCGCGTGGCTCCATGGATGTGCCAAGCGGGTGGGGCGGCTTAAGAGTGACCACCTGTTCCGGGCGCTGGAACGGCCGGTCTACCCGAGGATCGAGAACGTGTGTTCGCGCTCGGCGTCACAACTCGGGCAGGTGTGGCGGTAGACGATCTTCCCGCCGTTGGTCCGGCTCTCCCAGTTGCCGGCCTCGTCGACGAAGCCACACTCCGGACACTTCTTTCTCGTTCCCTCGTAGCGGCTCTGGATGCGTGCCAGCGGCGACGCACCGCCCTTGCGGTTTGTTGCCATAGAACATAGTTCTTCGTAGCGGTAAATAAATCTTCACCTCGTCGAAACCAGCCTGGAACGACACTCACTCGGGCGGTCCGTCCCACTGCTCGCCGTCGTCCCGTGGTTCGTACCCGATCGTCTCCCGGGCGTGGTCGAGATCGTCGAGCCACCGCCGCTCGTTGCCACTGACGCCGTAGAAGTGGTCCCACTCGACGGAGTCGTCGTCGAGGCAACACGCGACCATCTGTGCCAGATCGCGCCGGGACTGCCAGAGCCCCTTCATGCGTGCGACCCACTTCTCGTAGGCATCACTTCCCCGTTCCCAGCGACCCTCGTCGACGCCGTATTCGGCGTCGCCGTAGGGATGGTCGTACTCCGGGTTCCGGATCGTCCCGAGACGGAGACCGTAGACCCTGATCCCGTGGGCTTCGGCGGCGAGACGACCGAGATCCTCCCCGTAGCTCTTCGTGAGCCCGTACGGGGAATCGGGCCGGTGTGGTTCCTCGTGGCCGGCGACGATGCCACGGTCGTGGTAGACCTCGGGAGCGTTCTTGGCCTCGACCATCCCGACGGCGTGGTTCGAGGAGGCGAAGAGGATGCTGTCCAAGCCGGCGTCGATCGCCGCCTCGTAGACGTTGTGGAGCGCTTCGAGGTTCTCGGCCTGTGCCGTGTTCCAGGTCAGCGCTCGGGAATCGGGGCCGCCCGTGCCCGGAATCAACGCCAGATGGACGACAGCGTCCTGCCCCTCGAAGTGGGGGCGGATCTCGTCGTACTCCCGGATGTCGGCCACGACCGTCTCGTGGGGGCTGGGCACGTCCTCGATATCTAGAAGAGTGAACGTGTACCGATCGTCGTCACCGAGATGGTCGGTGATCGCCGTCCCGACGGTTCCGTGTGCGCCAGTAACGAGAACGTCCATACACTATCGGGGGGACGGCTTGTGGTTATCCCTTTCCCCGTCGTCACTCGATCGGGAGCGCCTCGATGTCGATCTCGAACTGGAGCGTCCCGTCGACGACCTCGCGATCGACCGGAACCCGCTTGCCGGTCAGTTCGTCGACTTCGTCCGGTGCCAGCCCGTAGGCGTCCAGAAACCGCTTGAGGTCGCAGTTAGCGCCCCAGACCGGCGGGCGTTTGAAACACTGCTCCAGGGAGGCACCGCCGGGCAGTTCCATGTGGAGACAGACCTCGTGTCCTTCCTCGGTCACGTCCGTGATCTCGACCGTATCGAGGTTCCCGTTCGTCCGAACACGGGAGAGCGCATCGGCCGTGTTGTCGATGTCGCCTGGCATATCTGTTCGTGGTAGCGCCGGCGGTGAAAGCTTTTCACATACCGGGACGGTGGAACGACACCGCGACGGTCGACAGCTTCGGGGACGGTCCCGGCCGTCAGGCGGGCGAAAGCAGGACGTTCAAGACGGTCCCGTCCGACCACCGTCCATGAGCATCGTCGATGCCGCGATCTTCGGAACCCACCTCGTGTTCGCGGGGCTCTGGTCGGGGAGTGTCCTGTTTACTGTTTACGCCGTGTTACCGGTCGCGATGGACGGCGACGCCCGGGTACGGGCACTCGAACCCGTCGTGGGGAAACTCAAGATCGTCTCGCGGACGAGCGCGCTAATACTGTTGTTGACCGGCGGTCACATGGCCGCGACCCGATACACGGCGGCGTCACTGACCGGGAGCGGTCGGGGACATCTCGTCCTGACGATGGTCGCGCTGTGGTTCCTGCTGGCCGGCCTCGTCGAGGTCGGCGCGTCGAAACTCTCCGACGGGTTCGAACAGAAGAAGGTCGGAGAACCGGCCCGCGAGGCCCGGCCGTTCCTGCTCGGGGCCGCCGTCGTCGCTGTCCTCCTGTTGCTCGACGCCGGCGCCATCCTCGGGCTGTACTACTAGAGACGCTCGTCGACGTGGTCGGCACATTTCAGCGCCAGCGCACCGATCGTGAGCGTCGGGTTCAGCGATCCCGCAGTCACGAACACCGACGAGGAGGCGATCGAGAGGTTCGCCAGATCGTGGGTCCGCAGCGTCGGCGTGACGACGCTCTCGGCGGGATCGGTCCCCATCCGGGTGGTCCCCATGTGGTGGTAGGCGGGACCGGTCGCGTCCGGCCCGATGGTGCCGCCGATCTCCGCGCCGAGTTCCGTCAGGATCGCCCGCTGGATCTCGTTGGCCCGCCTGAGCGAGCGCTCGACCCGGGGACCGAGTGACCACTGGATGTCGGGGACCGGGTTGCCGTGGTCGTCGGTCTGTGAGGTGTCCAGCGTCACGCGGTTCTCCTTCCTGGGTGGCTGTCCGACGAGTCCGCCCATTGCGATGTGCGTTCCGTAGGCTGCCCGGAGATCGGCGAGCAGTTCGTCACCCCAGGACTCGCCGCCGAGGGCCATCTCGACCGGGGAGGGGCCGGCGTAGTTCAGGAACTCCAGTTTGATCGGCGAGAGCGACTCGTCGGCCGACTCGACGACCGTCTCACCGGTGTCGGCACGCTCGACGGCCTGGCCGGGGTCGTCGTAGAACTGGTGGCTCTCGCTCGTGATGAACCCGACGTGGTTCTGGCGGGTCTCCTGGTCTAAGACGCCGTCGGCCCCGGCGTAGAGGTGTTCCATGAAGTACTGGCCTACCACCCCCGAGGAGTTAGCGAGGCCGTCGGGATGCTGCTCGGACTGTGACAACAGCAACAGCCGGGGGATCTCGACGCCGCCGGCCGCCAGGACGAACTCCCGGGCGGGCTGTCGGTGTTCGGTCCCGTCCGGTGTCGCGTAGACGGCGGCGGTGACTCCGCCCTCGCCGTCGGTCTCCAGACGCTGGACGGGGGCACGATCGACGATCCGTGCGCCGGCCGCCTCGGCGTCCCGGGCGTGGACGCTGGCGTCGTACTTCGCACCGGAGGGACAGACCGGCTGACAGGTCCCGTAGCCCACACACTGGCTCCGACCGTCGTAGGTCTCCGAGTTGCGTGCGTTCGGCACCGAGTGGGTGGCGATCCCGAGCGACTCGCAGGCGTCGGCGAACAGCGAGTCGCTGTAGGAGGGCGGGAACCCCGGCATCGGATAGGGGGTCTCCCGGGACGGCGCGAAGGGGTTGTCGGCGTCGCCGGCGACGCCCATCGCTTGCTCGGCTTCGGCGTAGTAAGGCCGGAGGTCGTCGTAACTGATCGGCCAGGCCGGGTCGTCGGTGTCGTGGCCCCCCTCGAAATCCGTCGGGTGGAGCCGCATCACCATCCCCTGCCAGTGTAACGTCGACCCGCCGACGCCTTTCACGCGGGAGATGTTGAGCGGGTAGTGTCGCTCGCCGTTGGCGCTGTAGGCGTCTCGCTCGCCCCCCATCTCCCAGACATCCCGGCCGTCGCCCGGTCTGATAGCCCGTTCCATCCGCTCCTGGCGGGAGTCGAAGTCGAAGCGGGGGCCAGCTTCCAGGACGACCACGTCGTGGCCCTCGCTAGCGAGTCGACTGGCGACGAGTGCACCCGCGGGGCCGGCGCCGACGACACAGACGTCCGCGCGGTCTGACGGCTCGCGCTGCTCCATCTCGTCGCTGGATTAGGCAATCCTAAACTTATGCGTTGCTATGCGCGATTACGGGATCTTGACCGAGTGTTCGAGCGTGCCGACGCCCTCGATCTCGATCTCGACGGTGTCGCCGTCCGAGAGCGGGCCGACGCCTTCGGGCGTTCCGGTGGCGATTACGTCACCCGGTTCCAGGGTCAGGTACTCGGTGATCTCCGCGATGAGTTCCGGGATAGAGAAGATGAGGTGTTCACGGGAGGAGGACTGGCGGGTCTCGCCGTTGACCCGACACTCGATGGTCGCGTCCTCGGGGACGTGTTCCGGCGTCGCGACCAGGGGACCGATCGGACAGGCGTTGTCGAAGGCCTTCCCGCGGACCCAGTTCTGTTCGCGGTTCTGATCGTCGCGGTTCGAGATGTCGTTGACGCAGGTGTAGCCCGCGACCACGTCCATCGCGCCGGACTCGGAGACGTTCTTGCACTGTTCGCCGATGACGACGCCCAGTTCCGCCTCGTGATCGATCCGTTCCTTGCCCGAGGGCAGCGTGAGCGTGTTGCCGTGAGAGGCGATGGCGTTGGGAGCTTTCAGGAACAACATCGGCCGGTCGGGCAGCTCCTCTTCCATCTCGTCGGCATGCTCAGCGTAGTTACGGCCGATACAGACGACTTTCGTGGGCTCGCAGGGAGGGAGGATATCCACCTCGTCGGGGTCGTAGCTCTCGTCCCCGAAGGCGATGCGGCCGTAGGGGCCGGCCGCGGCAGTGACGACAGGCTCACCGTCCTCGACGGTCCAGCGGCCGCCTCGGACGTTCCCCCCGGAGTCACGGAATCGAACGCGCTTCATGGCTTGCTCCACTCTCTGGTGACGGATAAGCGTTTAGGAGGGGGCGTCCGGACGCCCTCTGTCGATTTCGACGGGCGTCTACGTCGGTATCGTCAGAGTGGGAACCGACGGGTCGTTCGCCACCCGTCCCACGGGTGACCGAACGCCTTTTGAGACGGGGCGGGCTACGCCCGGTCGATGAACGTTCTCGTCGTCGGCGCGGGCGCGATGGGGCGGTGGGTCGCCGGGACGCTCCGGGATCACGCCGACGCGACGGTCGCCTTCACCGACACCGATCCGAGCGCTGCCGACGCCGCTGCCGGGGCCGTCGGCGGCCGCGCCGTCGAGACCGACACCGACGAGCGCTTCGACGTGGTCTGTCTGGCCGTCCCGATGCCGGTCGCACGGGTCGCCATCGAGGAGTACGCGCCCCTGGCGACCGAGGCTGTCGTCGACGTGACCGGGAGCATGCGGGAACCGGTCGAGGCCATGCGGGCGGCCGCGCCCGACGTCGAACGGATGAGCCTCCACCCGCTTTTCGCCCCGGACAACGCCCCCGGAAACGTCGCCGTCGTGAGAGACGCCGGGGGACCGACCGTTCAGCGGCTCAGGGAGGCGCTATCGGCGGCCGGGAACGCGCTCTTCGAGACGACCGTCGAGGAGCACGACACCGCGATGGAGACCGTCCAGGCCGCTGCCCACACTGCCGTCCTGGCGTTCGCGCTGGCCGCCGAGGACGTCCCCGAGTCGTTCCACACGCCGATATCGGCCGGGTTGGCCGACCTCGTCGAAGCCGTCACCGGCGGTGACCCCCGCGTCTACGCCGACATCCAGCGGGCCTTCGACGGCGCTGGCGGGGTGGCCGACGCCGCCCGCCGTCTGGCCGACGCCGACCCCGAGGAGTTCGCCCGCATCTACGAGGAGCTATGAACGCCGACACACGCCGACAGATCCGCGAGAACGCCCAGTACCTCCGGAGCGTCCGTCCGCTCGACCCCGAGGAGATCCACGAGTACGTCGAGGACCGCCCCCATCCCGCGGTGGTCCGGCAAGTACTCCGGGAGGAAGCGTTCGACCTCGCCATCGTCGAGCGCGAGGACGGGACATTCGTGCCGGCCCCGGAGGAACCGCTGTCGGTCCCGTTCCACGGCGTCGACTCGTTCCCGACGCCGTACGCCCGCGCCGTCGAGGACCTGCTCGTCGAGGAGTTCGGCCCTGACTGGCACCGCGGGGACAGCGGCGACCGACTCCGCGAGCCCATCCGGGACACCAAGGAGCGGTACCTCCAGGGCGCGTCAGTCGAGTACGACCGGCTCACCGCGCTGGGGTACGCGATCTACCACCTCCCGGACTACTACGCGACCGCCCAGTACCTGCTGGCCGATCTCGCTCGTGACGGCCTGCTCCCGTCCAGACTCCGGATGCTGGACGTCGGTGCCGGCGTCGGCGGCCCGGCGCTTGGCCTGCTCGATCTCCTGCCCGAGGACGGACTGCTCGACTACCACGCCGTCGAACCGAGCGCGGCAGCGGACGTACTGGAGCACCTCTTGGAGAGCGCGCCGCCACACGTCGAAACGACGATCCACCGGGAGCAGGCGGAACAGTTCGACCCCGAAGGACCGTTCGACCTGATCCTCTTCGGGAACGTCCTCAGCGAACTCGACGATCCGGAAGCGACTGTCCGCCGGTATCTCGGCGTTCTGGAGGACGACGGGACGATGCTGGCGATCGCTCCGGCCGACCGCACCACCGCGACCGACCTCCGGCAGACGGAACGGGCCGTCGCAGACGACGGTCCCGCGACCGTCTACGCCCCGACGGTCCGGCTCTGGCCACACCAGCGTCCGAAGGGAGACTGTTGGTCGTTCGACCGCAAGCCCGACATCGACGTTCCGGACCTCCAGCGCCGTCTGGACGACGCCGGCGGCGGGACGGGAGAGTTCGTCAACACCGACGTCCAGTACGCCTACAGCGTCCTCCGGACTGACGGGCGGACCCGCATCGAGATGACCCCAGACCGCGGAGTCCACGCACCGATGGCCGACGCCGAGGAGTTCGTCACCGACCGGGTGAACCTCCTGGCGATCAAGTTGAGTCCGGACCTCTCGGAGGGAGGGAATCCGCTGTTCCTGATCGGCGACGGTAGCGAGGCCACCGACCACTTCGCGGTCCGGACCGACGCCTCGATGCTCAACGCCGACCTGGTCGAAGCCGACTACGGGGACCTCCTCTCGATCCAGAACGGGCTGGTCCTCTGGAACGACGACGAGGCGGCCTACAACGTCGTCGTCGACGGCGAGACGGTCGTCGACCGGGCGCGCTGAGCGGTGGGCTTTTCTCCCGGACAGCCCGACGAAGGGTATGGACGAGGACGAACCGGCGATCCTGTTGACGAACGACGACGGCATCGACAGCGCCGGGCTGCAGGCGTTATACGAGGGGCTCTCGGCGGTCGGCGACGTCACTGTCGTGGCTCCGGCCGAAGACCAGAGCGCCGTCGGCCGAGCGATCTCCCACGAGGTCGAGGTCCGCGACCACGAACTCGGCTACGTCGTCGAGGGGACGCCGACCGACTGTGTCGTGGCAGGGCTGGAGGCACTCCTCCCCGAGACCGACCTGGTGATCGCGGGCTGTAACCGCGGGGCCAACCTCGGGGCGTACGTGCTGGGCCGCTCCGGAACCGTCAGCGCCGCCGTCGAGGCGACGTTCTTCGACGTTCCCGCGATCGCCGTCTCGATGTACATCCCCGTCAGGGAAGACGCCGCCTTCTCCGACATCGAGGCCAACGGCGACAGCTACGGCGAAGCGGCGCGTGCGACCACGTACCTCGCCGATCACGCCCTCGGCGCCGGCGTCTTCGAGCAGTGTGACTACCTCAACGTCAACGCGCCGGTCGCCGAGTGGGGACCCGCGGACATCGAGATCACACGTCCCTCACAGCTCTACCAGATGGACGCCGTCCACGACGGCGACGCGGTGACGCTGCACGACCGGATCTGGGAGCACATGGCCGACGGCGATATCCCCGACCCCGAGGGGACCGACCGGCGTGCCGTCGTCGACGGGAAAGTCAGCGTCTCGCCGCTGACTGCACCACATACCACCGAACATCACGAAGCGCTCGACGCGCTGGCCGAGACCTACGATCCGGAAGCCTGACCGCCGATACGTTCAAGACTCTCGCCGACGCCGCCTGTAGTACGATGGCGACCGCCACCGAAGGCCACTCGATCCAGTTCAGACAGGTGGCCGGTATCGTGCTGGCGGTTGCACTGATCGCACTTCTGGTCTTCGGGCTCGATACCGGTGCTATCGTCGACACCCTCGCCAGTGCCGATCCGGCGCTCGTGGTCCTCGCTGTAGCGACCTCACTCGCCGCCCAGTTGTGCTGGAGTCTGACGACGGCGACGCTGCTGGCGGGGACGAACGACTCGCTTCCCCGCCACCGCGTTCAGTTGGGCTATCTCTCGGGCACCTTCGGCAAACAGATCCTCCCGCTGGGGAACGTCGGCGGAACGGCCATCCTCGCGTACGTCATCTCCGAGGACCTGGGCCAGCGGTTCAGGGACGTCTTCGCGGCGGTCACTGCAAGCGAGTTGGTCATCTTCGCCGGGTCGCTGGGCGTCGCCGCCCTCGGGCTCTTCGAACTGGTCCTGTGGCCCCGTCCGGGGTTCGACGGACCGGTGGTCCTGGGAGGGTCCGTGGCGATACTGGCTGTCCTCGTCGTCGGCAGTGCGCTCGTCGCGTACCGCCGTGGCGCCGTCGGGACGCTCGTCGTCGCCACTGCCGCTGGCGTTCACTGGGCGCTCTCGCCGTTCTCCGAGCGTGTCGCACGGCTCGTCGAGCCAGCGCGAGTCGGGACTGCCGTCGAGTCGTTTCTCACGGGATTCGAAGCGGCGACGGCCGACAGGCGCCGGGTCGCGGTCGCAGCGCTGTTCGGGGTCGCCGGGTGGCTCGCGTTCGGCCTGGCGCTGTACTACGGCCTCGTCGCCGTCGACATCTCGCTCCCGCTCGGACTGGCGCTGTTTCTGGCCCCCGCGAGCGGGGTGGCGACACTCCTCCCGACGCCGGGCGGGCTCGGAAGCTCGGAGGTCGGGCTCACCGCCGTGTTCACGCTGCTGACGGGCGCGTCGCTGGAACAGGCCGCTGCCGGGGTGCTCCTGTATCGCCTGGCGACGTACTGGCTGATCCTGACGATCGGTGGCCTGGCGAGTGTGTACCTCTCGGCGTCGGTCTGGCACGCACTGGAGTAGCTTCGATGGTCAGGGTTATGCCGCCGGACACGAACTGGGAGACATCGAGCCGATGCGCTTCAGGAACGCACTACTGTTCGTCGCGTTAGCTGTCGCCTGGGGGAGCGCGTTCACCGCGATCAAAGCCGGCCTGGACTACTTCCCGCCGGTCCTCTTTGCCGCGTTCCGGTACGACCTCGCTGGGCTCCTGATGCTCGGCTACGCCGTCTACGCCACCGACCGCTGGCGACCCCGGACCCGGCCGGAGTGGACGCTGGTCGGGATCGGCGGGCTGTTCATGATCGCCGCCTACCACGCGTTCCTCTTTGTCGGCGAGTTGGGCGTCACCAGCGCCGTCGCCGCGATCGTCGTGAGTCTCTCGCCGGTCCTGACGACCGCCTTCGCTCGTGTGTTCCTCCCCGAGGAGCGCCTCACCGCACTGGGTGTTGTCGGCCTGCTCGTCGGCTTCGTCGGCGTCGCCGTGTTGAGCAACCCCGAGCAGGGTGCGCTCGTCACGAGCCGAACCGTCTCGCTGTTTCTCGTCTTCCTGGCTGCGACCGCGTTCGCCCTCGGAAGTGTCCTCACCCGCCGCGTCGACGCCGATCTCCCGATCGAGACGATGGAGGCGTGGTCGATGCTGCTGGGCGCTGGCATCATGCACGGTGCGAGCGTCGCCATCGGGGAGTCGTTCGCGGCGGTCCGCTGGGAGCCACGTGGGATCGTCGCCCTCGGATATCTCGTCGTCGTCGCGAGCGCGCTGGGCTTTCTGGTCTACTTCGATCTGCTGGAGCGGCTCGGCCCCATCGAGATCAACCTGGTCTCCTACGCCGCGCCTATCGTCGCCGCGATCACCGGCGTCCTGTTCCTGCCCGAAGAGTTGACTGCGGCGACCGTCGCCGGCTTCGCGCTCATCTTCGCGGGGTTCGTCCTGCTGAAACGCGAGGCGATCAGCGCGGAACTGATCGGGACTGGACGGCCCACAGAGGGGGACCACTGAGCGTTCAGAACAGGCCCGTGACGAATCCGATTCCCATCAGGACCAGTACCGCTGCCGAGAACAGGGGGAGATACGGCGTGATCCGCTCGACTTCGTCTTCGTAGCGGTCGTAGCCGGCCAGCAGCAGCGCCGTCAGCCCGACGATCCCGGCGATCACGGTGACGGCGTACGCGCTCATCAGTTCCAGACAGTAGTTCGATCCCGCACAGAGCGCGATGATTTCGAACTCCTCCTCGTGTGCAAACCCCAACAGGAACGCGGCCCAGGCGATGCTGAGCAGTCCGCGGTCGGCAGCCGTCGAGAGCGATCCGTGATCGTGGTGCCCGTCGGACCGCGTGTGGCCGTGACTGTCGGCGTAGTCGTGCGTGTCACCGTCGCTGATCCCGTGACTGTGGTCCCCAGCGTACTCCCGGATGCCGAGCACGATCAGGAGGACACCGGCGACGACGCTCACCGGGCCGCCGATCTGGAGGCCGGCGACGGTCAGCGGCTCGTCGACCTGCGTCAGCGAGAAGTACGACTTCGCGTAGAAGAACACGCCAACCATCGCCAGGCTGCTCACGAGATGGCCCAGCCCGAGGATGGTGCTCGCGGCGATACCGGAGACCCACTCGTTTGACTGCTCCATCGCGTAGGCGGCCGCGACCGGCCAGCCGTGGCCAGGTTCTATTCCGTGGACCGCTCCGAGGGCGACGGCACCGGCGAGGAGGCCGGCCAGTTCGCGCTCGATCATCACGAGCGAACGTAGCACCAACGGCCCGTTAAGGGTAGTTAATACCCGTTCGGGGGGATCGTCATACGATCGCAGGTGAGCCGGCGGTGTTCATGTGTCTCCCACGAGCAGAGTCCGACGATGCGAACGAGTTTCAACGTCCCCGACGAGTTGGTCGGAACGTTCGACCGAGTCTGGGAAGACCAGGGCCTCGACAACCGCTCGCGAGCGGTCCGGGAAGCGATGCGGGAGTACATCGAAGCCCACTCCCGGTTCGAGGAGCGATCCGGCGAAATCGTCGCGCTCGTGGGCTTCGATTACCGCCACCACGACGTCATCGAGTCGCTCCACACCGTCCAACACGACTACCAGGACGTGATCCTGAACACGAGCCACACCCACCAAGGCGAGTGGTGTCTGGAGTCGCTGTTCTGTCGCGGACCGGCCCAGCGGGTCCGGGCGCTGACCAACAGACTCCGTGACTTCGACGCCGTCGGCCGCGTCAAGGTGATGATGATACGCGACGACGATTGACAGCTACTCGTCGATCTCACGGACCACCGTCGCCGGGTTCCCCTGGACCACCACGCCCGCGGGAACGTCCTCGGTGACGACCGCGCCCGACGCGACGACGCTGCGGTCGCCGACCGTTACGCCCGGGTTCAGGACGGCCTGGCCGCCCATCCAGACGTCGTCGCCGACCGTCACGGGCTTGCCGTACTCGATCCCCGCGGCGCGTTCGGCCGGGTCCAGCGAGTGTGTCGCCGCATAGACCTGGACGCCCGGCCCCAGCAGACACCGGTCGCCGAACTCGACCCGACAGATGTCGAGGAACACGCAGCCGAAGTTCGCGAAGAAGTCGTCGCCGACGTGGATCTGTTCGCCGTAGTCACAGCGAACCGGTGGCTCGACGACGATCGATTCGCCGATCGATCCGAAGAGCGTGTCGAGCAGCTCCCGCCGCCGACCGTCTGCGCCGGGATCGGTCCGGTTGTACGTGCGGGTCAGTTCACGCGCCCGTTCGCGCTCGGCGACCAGTTCGGGATCGCTCGGGTCGTATCGCTCGCCGGCGAGCATCTTCTCCTTCTCGGTGGGCATACCTCCGATAGACACAGCGGTAGGTTAACGGCTCGGGCGACTCGGCGACGAGTTCTTTCGACTTATATTCGTTCCCGCGTTACCCCGGACAGATGGTCGAGATTCGGCTCGCCAGACCGGCCGACGCGCCGGCCTGTCGTGAGATCTACGCACCGTTCGTCCGGGACAGCGCGATCACCTTCGAGACCGACCTCCCGAGCGAGGCGGCGTTCACCGAGCGTCTCACCGAGACCCTGGAGCACCGTCCCTGGCTCGTCTGTGAACACGACGGGCAGGTGCTCGGATACGCCTACGCCAGCCCACACCGGAACCGGGACGCGTACAAGTGGGCAGTCGAGTCGTCGGTCTACGTCGCCGAGGACGCCCGCCGTAGCGGTGTCGCCCGCGGGCTCTACCGGTCCCTGTTTGCCGTCCTGGAACGACAGGGGTACCGGAACGTCTACGCCGGGATCACCGTTCCGAACCAACCCAGTCGGGCCTTCCACGAGGCCATGGGATTCGATCGGGTCGGGACCTACGAGAACGTCGGCTACAAACACGGCGA
Above is a window of Haloarcula halophila DNA encoding:
- a CDS encoding arsinothricin resistance N-acetyltransferase ArsN1 family B; protein product: MVEIRLARPADAPACREIYAPFVRDSAITFETDLPSEAAFTERLTETLEHRPWLVCEHDGQVLGYAYASPHRNRDAYKWAVESSVYVAEDARRSGVARGLYRSLFAVLERQGYRNVYAGITVPNQPSRAFHEAMGFDRVGTYENVGYKHGEWHDVEWWGRTLQGDDEAPSEPTPLDSLVQDRKVSALATGADGISL
- a CDS encoding sugar O-acetyltransferase, with the translated sequence MPTEKEKMLAGERYDPSDPELVAERERARELTRTYNRTDPGADGRRRELLDTLFGSIGESIVVEPPVRCDYGEQIHVGDDFFANFGCVFLDICRVEFGDRCLLGPGVQVYAATHSLDPAERAAGIEYGKPVTVGDDVWMGGQAVLNPGVTVGDRSVVASGAVVTEDVPAGVVVQGNPATVVREIDE